Proteins encoded together in one Impatiens glandulifera chromosome 1, dImpGla2.1, whole genome shotgun sequence window:
- the LOC124928167 gene encoding uncharacterized protein LOC124928167 produces MSNLKFAVEIFVGIGNFGIWQGESDYGDIIDCVNIYKQISFDNPLIKSSQLNLNLEQMKRDNYFPKNKIVQDWHRNGECPFQTVPIIRSLTRETSLFHSLPAIKNVAIKNHEHAMVSNKKGNYYGGSAIFSVSKPRTEEGDFSLVQLWLATDLSTPKSNSIEAGWTVHPHMYGDSKTRFFIYWTNDGYSNTGCYNLKCPGFVQTSQSFAIGAPLILPISTLDNTTTEIQISIYKIFRGLSFLAQLSQS; encoded by the exons AGTGACTACGGAGATATAATCGATTGTGTTAATATCTACAAACAAATCAGTTTCGACAATCCATTGATTAAGAGCTCGCAACTAAATCTTAACTTGGAGCAG ATGAAAAGGGATAACTATTTCCCCAAGAATAAGATTGTCCAGGACTGGCATAGAAATGGAGAATGCCCATTTCAAACAGTCCCTATTATAAGATCCCTTACACGTGAAACTTCCTTGTTTCATTCACTTCCAGCCATCAAGAATGTTGCAATTAAGAATCATGAG cATGCAATGGTATCGAATAAAAAAGGAAACTACTACGGTGGTTCTGCAATATTCAGTGTTTCGAAACCTCGAACTGAGGAAGGTGATTTCAGTTTAGTGCAACTTTGGCTCGCAACTGATCTTAGTACACCGAAATCAAACTCTATTGAAGCCGGTTGGACA GTCCATCCCCACATGTATGGAGACAGTAAAACAAGGTTTTTCATATATTGGACA AATGATGGCTATAGCAATACAGGATGCTATAATCTCAAATGCCCTGGCTTCGTGCAAACAAGCCAATCATTTGCCATTGGTGCGCCCCTAATATTACCGATTTCCACCTTGGACAATACAACGACCGAGATACAAATTTCTATCTACAAg ATATTTAGAGGTTTATCCTTTTTAGCACAATTATCACAATCATag